A window of the Miscanthus floridulus cultivar M001 chromosome 14, ASM1932011v1, whole genome shotgun sequence genome harbors these coding sequences:
- the LOC136504063 gene encoding callose synthase 10-like produces the protein MAKARSSAKQSRAQVQQSNGSGSSHALSSKLARYLNPETSWNKVYGFLWIVLVVMVLLFKLFTATPKKSTALLTFVRYLQGVLAIGIIAGIALLIVLTSFTVADLFASALAFIATGWCVLCLAVAWKRVVKALGLWDSVREIARIYDAGMGAIIFVPIVFFSWFPFVSTFQSRFLFNQAFSRGLEISLILAAANSMISCSMSTNWRFEMDCIYSCELDL, from the exons ATGGCCAAGGCCAGGTCGTCGGCGAAGCAGTCGCGCGCGCAGGTGCAGCAGTCaaatggcagcggcagcagcCACGCGCTGTCCTCCAAGCTCGCCAGGTACCTCAACCCGGAGACCTCCTGGAACAAG GTTTATGGCTTCTTGTGGATTGTACTTGTTGTTATGGTTCTTCTTTTCAAG CTTTTTACTGCAACTCCGAAGAAGTCGACAGCCTTGCTGACTTTTGTTCGGTATCTGCAGGGCGTCCTTGCTATTGGGATAATTGCAGGAATTGCCCTTCTTATCGTGCTCACATCGTTCACTGTTGCTGATTTATTTGCAAGTGCACTTGCTTTTATAGCAACTGGTTGGTGTGTCTTATGT CTGGCCGTCGCATGGAAGAGGGTAGTGAAAGCCCTTGGGCTATGGGATTCAGTCCGTGAGATTGCAAGGATCTACGATGCAGGAATGGGCGCCATCATCTTTGTGCCCATCGTCTTCTTCTCGTGGTTCCCCTTTGTGTCAACATTCCAGTCACGTTTCCTTTTCAATCAAGCGTTTAGTCGTGGCCTGGAGATCTCCCTCATCCTGGCAGCTGCCAATTCTATGATTTCCTGCAGTATGTCTACTAATTGGAGATTtgagatggattgtatatattcttgtgaattggacttgtaa